A region of Vigna radiata var. radiata cultivar VC1973A chromosome 10, Vradiata_ver6, whole genome shotgun sequence DNA encodes the following proteins:
- the LOC106775224 gene encoding uncharacterized protein LOC106775224 isoform X2 gives MGSIIYLKTRFVFRPKSLSRSQCQPVLISRQPLHICLAGGQGMMENNGDFQNKSLQEAIEQFKGQSIEDILRQQMQKGGSGDVPPGGRRGGGGGDGDSSGGSDGMSNENLQVVLATVCFVIMYIFVINGLELIKLARDCVKFASGRGQSARLKRAMYRWVKLYKNIVEKKEAAKNGLEKACTCWFDPDFFRGLSRHNLKSTHE, from the exons ATGG gtTCAATAATCTATCTTAAAACAAGGTTTGTTTTCAG ACCTAAATCTCTATCTCGCTCTCAATGCCAACCTGTCCTCATATCTCGCCAACCTCTTCATATATGTTTGGCCGGTGGACAAGGAATGATGGAAAATAATGGG GATTTCCAGAACAAATCTCTTCAAGAAGCTATCGAACAATTTAAGGGGCAGTCTATAGAGGATATATTACGACAGCAAATGCAGAAGGGAGGCAGTGGAGACGTACCTCCTGGAGGACGCCGTGGCGGTGGTGGCGGAGATGGCGACAGTTCTGGGGGATCAGATGGGATGTCAAACGAAAATCTTCAAGTTGTTTTAGCAACCGTTTGCTTTGTAATAATG TATATTTTTGTCATCAATGGCTTAGAACTTATAAAGCTAGCTAGGGACTGCGTCAAGTTTGCTTCTGGTAGAGGCCAGAGTGCTCGATTGAAGCGAGCCATGTACAGATGGGTTAAACTTTACAAGAACATCGTTGAGAAGAAGGAAGCTGCCAAGAATGGATTGGAGAAAGCCTGCACATGCTGGTTCGACCCTGATTTCTTCCGAGGTCTCAGTAGGCATAATTTGAAATCAACtcatgaataa
- the LOC106775224 gene encoding uncharacterized protein LOC106775224 isoform X1 — protein MNIIKVGPGPRVRGVHAPNLSHLGRDFNSGACSSRVAFDPLYVTSLCLRPKSLSRSQCQPVLISRQPLHICLAGGQGMMENNGDFQNKSLQEAIEQFKGQSIEDILRQQMQKGGSGDVPPGGRRGGGGGDGDSSGGSDGMSNENLQVVLATVCFVIMYIFVINGLELIKLARDCVKFASGRGQSARLKRAMYRWVKLYKNIVEKKEAAKNGLEKACTCWFDPDFFRGLSRHNLKSTHE, from the exons ATGAACATCATCAAAGTTGGTCCTGGTCCACGTGTTCGTGGGGTTCATGCCCCCAACTTGTCTCATTTGGGCCGCGATTTTAATTCTGGAGCATGTTCATCGCGGGTGGCTTTTGACCCTCTCTATGTTACTTCCCTTTGCCTCAGACCTAAATCTCTATCTCGCTCTCAATGCCAACCTGTCCTCATATCTCGCCAACCTCTTCATATATGTTTGGCCGGTGGACAAGGAATGATGGAAAATAATGGG GATTTCCAGAACAAATCTCTTCAAGAAGCTATCGAACAATTTAAGGGGCAGTCTATAGAGGATATATTACGACAGCAAATGCAGAAGGGAGGCAGTGGAGACGTACCTCCTGGAGGACGCCGTGGCGGTGGTGGCGGAGATGGCGACAGTTCTGGGGGATCAGATGGGATGTCAAACGAAAATCTTCAAGTTGTTTTAGCAACCGTTTGCTTTGTAATAATG TATATTTTTGTCATCAATGGCTTAGAACTTATAAAGCTAGCTAGGGACTGCGTCAAGTTTGCTTCTGGTAGAGGCCAGAGTGCTCGATTGAAGCGAGCCATGTACAGATGGGTTAAACTTTACAAGAACATCGTTGAGAAGAAGGAAGCTGCCAAGAATGGATTGGAGAAAGCCTGCACATGCTGGTTCGACCCTGATTTCTTCCGAGGTCTCAGTAGGCATAATTTGAAATCAACtcatgaataa
- the LOC106775308 gene encoding uncharacterized protein LOC106775308, which produces MTSQVRLDLSGSWTCRNQVHWESPLAASCTHLSFFPPYKPLHFLHFLRSYHNKKFLLSFALTLTFFFFFSVFPFSLLSPSSKMEPKDGFVVEGPHKGFLIMHVTSSKVAMVNPLRIGRCDQKEAISGSEIGADNSPGLVAAAAGASL; this is translated from the exons ATGACGTCACAGGTCCGTTTAGATCTTTCCGGATCTTGGACCTGTCGCAATCAGGTCCATTGGGAAAGCCCACTGGCAGCCTCATGCACTCatctttccttttttcctcCATATAAACCTCTGCATTTCCTCCATTTCCTCCGATCTTACCATAACAAAAAGTTCCTTCTCTCTTTCGCCCTCactctcactttttttttttttttttctgtcttccctttctctctcctttcacCCTCTTCAAAGATGGAACCGAAAGACGGGTTTGTTGTTGAAG GTCCCCATAAGGGTTTTCTCATCATGCACGTGACTAGCAGCAAGGTAGCCATGGTCAACCCTCTGAGAATTGGGAGATGTGACCAAAAAGAAGCCATTAGTGGCTCTGAAATTGGAGCTGACAATTCTCCTGGATTGGTGGCAGCAGCAGCAGGAGCTTCACTCTAA